Genomic DNA from Sandaracinaceae bacterium:
GGGCGATGTGGGCCTCCACGCGGCCCGGGTCCACCAGCATGCTGCGCTGACCCAGCAGCACGGCGTCCTCGAAGCGACGCTCCTCGATGGCCAAGTCCAGCGCCTGGGCGTGCAGCTCACGGTCGTGCTCCTCGAGGTCCACCAGGCGCATGAGCGCGGTGCGGCGCAGGGCGGCGTCTTCCGTCTGCATGCCGATCTCCAGCAGGCCCTGCCACGCGCTCGCACGCCACGGCTGGAGGCGCGTGGCCGCCTCGAGGTGGGCCCGCGCGCCAGGCACGTCGGAGGCCGCGAGCGCGGCACGGCCCAGCAGCAGGCGCAGGTCGAAGCCGTCGCGCCCTGCGGTGACGATCTTCTCGAGCGCCGCGCGCGCGTCCGGGAAGCGCTCCTGCGCCAGCGCCAGACGGGCCGTCAGGTAGAGCGCCAGCGGCTCGTTCGGGTTCAGCCGCAGCGCGCGCGCCAGGTCGGCGTTGGCCCCCTCGGCGTCGCCGTGGATGAGCCGCGCCGCCGCCACTCGTGCGGCCGCAGCCGCGTCGTTGGGAGCCGCCGTGGACGCCGCGTCGAGCGCCTCGAGGTCCGTGTAGGCGGACATGTCCACGTTGAACTGCCCGTCGAGCGCGGCGAGCCGAGTGCGCGTGTGCGTGCGGAACAGCGTGTCCAGCTCGGCCGGAGCCACGCCCAGCACGCGCTCGATGACCTGCGCCGTGGTGCGGCCCGCGCCCCACTCGCGCAGCATGCGCGGCAGCTTCTCGAACCCGTAGCGCTCGGCGATGAAGAGCACCATCTGCGAGCTGGCGTAGTACGCCACCATCATGTCCTCGGCGGACCGGGCGTGCGTGAACGCGCGGTTCATGTCCACGATGGCCGGCAGCCGGTCGGCGGCGATGGCCGCGTGCAGGTCGTGGTCCATCTCACGGCGCCACTCGGGCCGCGCCACGATGGTCTCGTACTCGGCCAGCCCCTCGGTGAACCAGCGCGGCACGTGGTTGTGGCTGAGCTGGATGTGAAAGACGTGGGCCAGCTCGTGGTACGTGATCTGCCCCCAGTTGAAGGGCCCTCCGCGCGGGGAGATGGCGGTGACCACCTTGCCGAAGCACACGCCCTGCACGCCCAGGTTGGGCAGCCCGGTGGTGCGCAGCGAGAAGTGCTGCACGTCGGCGTAGAGCTCCATGGCGAGCGGCCCCTCCGGGGTGAAGCCATAGCGGCGCACCATCCCCGCATACGCGGCCGTGAGGTGGCGCGGCACGTAGCGCTCCAGCACCGGGCGCTCTTCCTGGTGCATGCGGAACCGGAACGGCGCCTCCTCGAAGCTCGCGTATTGCTGCGGGATGACGTCCTCGAAGAGGTTCAGCGTGTTGAAGACCTGAACGTTGTAGCGGTCCCGGCGCCAAGCTTCGCGCAGCGCCGCGAGCCCCGCGTCCTCGTCGCCCATGCGCAGCAAGTTGATGCCGAGCGTGGCCTGCGCCACCGCGTCGCGCGGGTTCAGCGCGATGGCCTCGCGCGCCATGTCCACGATGGCCGGGTAGCGGTGCTCCCACTCCGCGTAGCGCGCGATGATGGTGTAGAGCTGGCTGTAGGTGGGGTGACGCCGCAGCACCTCGCGCTTGGCCGCCTCGAAACCGGCGGCGTCGTCGGCCAGGAAGCGCCCCGCGGCACGCACGCTGAGCGCCTCGAGGTCGGTCGGGTCCTGCGCCAGCACCTCGCCCAGGATGCGGTCCGTGGTGGCCACGTCCAGGTCATAGAGCGCCAACCCGGCCAGCGTGACGCGCGCCATGGCGAGGTTGGGGTTCACCGCGAGCGCGCGCTGCAGATCCCGGTCGGCCTCCACGAACGCGTAGCTCTGCTCCATGCGGATGCGCGCGTAGAGTGTGTGCGCCACGGGGTGCTCCGGGTTCACGCGCAGGGCGTCCTGGACACACTCCTCGGCGTGGCCCGCGTCGTACTTCTCGAGGAACAGCTGCGCCCACTCGAGCTGCGTCTCCACGCGCTGCGGGTCAGCCGCGATGGACTCCTGGAACGCCGTGTTGGCGTCCCGCACGCTGCCGAGCGCGTGCGTCGCGCTGCCCACGTAGGCCAGCCCAGCCGCGTCGCGCGCGTTGATGCGCTCCGAGTTGTAGCCTTCGATGATGCGCATGTAGAAGCTGCGCGCCTCCACGGAGCGGCCCCGCCGCTCGGCCGCGCGCGCCAGAAACAGCGAGGCCCGGTCGTGCGTGGCAGGCAGCGCCCCCAGCAGCCGGTCCACGTCTTCGAGCCGACCGCGGGCGAAGTGCGCCTCGGCCTCCAGCATGACCGCCTCGTTGCGCAGGCTGGCGTCACGCGCCGCCTCGCGCGCGCGGGTCACCGCATCGTCGTAGCGTCCCGTCACCAGCAGCAGCCGCGCCCGCAGCAGCGCGCGCGCCGCCTCGCTGCCCTGCAGCGCGTCGAGTCGGTCGGCCACCTGCGTGTAGAAGCCCTGCGAGAGCGCGCGCGTGCCGTCATCCACCGTGGTGAGCGTGGGCGGCGTGCGCGGTGCCTCGGCCTCGTCCGCCGGCGCGTCGGGCATGGTGGGCAGAGGAATGGCGTCGGGGCTCACCTCCGCGCTGGTCCCATCACGCTCCCCGGTGCCGGTGGTGTCGGTGGTGGGTGCGCCGCCCCCGCAGCCGCCCCCACAGGCCCACACGAAGGTGGGCAGGGTCGACCACAGGAAGACGAGGCGGAGGCTACGGGCGCGAGAGCGAGACATGCAGGCGAAGGATACGGGCCCGCGAGCCAGGATGCATCGGCCGCGAGCTAAAGCCGGGGCCGGGCCGCGCCGGCGTGTACTTCCCAGCAAACCCACTACAATGCGCGGGAGATGCCGGCCCACCACTCGCCCTACGCGACCTTCCAGGGGTTCCTGCGCAGCGCCATCACGCAGTACTGGGAGCGCCGCGGTGCCAGCAAGGTCACCTTCCTGGCGCTGTTGCTCGCCACGCGGGAGGCTTGGGGCGTGGCCCTCGACAAGACGCTGGACGTGGAGGTGGGCAAGAAGGCGCTGCGCGGGGCGGCTGGTGTCGCTGGCGTCACCGTGCTGCTGCGCCTCTTCCTGGGTGGCCCCATCGGGGTGCTGCTCACCGGCGCTTCGCTCGTGTCGCTGGTTGCCGTCTACGCCAAGAACCACGACCGCGTCTGGGCCAAGCAAGAGCGCATCCGCGAGCTGGTGGTGGCCTACCGCACCGACCACGAGCGCGTCTTGGCGGAGTTCCGCGCCGGACAGTTCGGCACGCACGAGCGCGACCTGATGGTGGACGGGCTGATGGGGCGCTTCCTGTTGGCGCTGGACGACGGCCCCGAGGACAAGCCCGAGGCGTCACGCGCCGCGCAGCCTCCGCCTGGGCCAAAGGCTGGCAGCTTTGCCGAACACCTCGCCGGCAAGCGCAAGAACACGGACGCCTGAGGCGGCGCGGCGCGTTTTCTGGCCGGCCCGCTACTCGGAGCTGGCCGCAGGGTCGTCGCCCGGAGCCGACAGCCCACCGGATGCCGACCCCTCGCCCGCGGCGTCGGGCGTGGTAGGAGGCGGCGCAGGCACCGCGCTCGCCGGCGGTGGCACGCTGGGCGTGGGCACGGCCAGCTTGGTGGGCCGGATGCGCACCGGGCGCACGAAGAACGGCCGCTCCTCACGCTTCTCGGCGTCGGCGCGGCGTGCCGACTCCAGCACCGCACGCTGGAGCTCGGTCTGGCTGCGGCAGGCCCCCTCCCCGACCACGCGACGATAGCTTCCGTCCGCCTGCAGCTCGTGCGCCTTGGTGTCGTCGCGCAGGCCGAGGCCCAGCACCCGGTCGTAGACGCGCTGCTTGAGCTTCGGGTCCTCGACGGGGAACATGACCTCCACGCGCCGCTGGAAGTTGCGCGGCATCCAGTCGGCGCTGCCCAGGTACACTTCTTTCTCGCCGCCGGCCTCGAAGAAGCACACGCGGGCATGCTCGAGGAAGCGATCCACGATGCTGCGCACGCGGATGCGCTCGCTCAGGCCCGGCACACCGGGGCGCAAGCAGCAGATGCCGCGGATGATCAGGTCGATCTCCACGCCCGCCTGCGAGGCGCGATAGAGCGCCAGGATGACCTCGGGGTCCACGAGCGAATTCATCTTCGCGATGATGCGCGCGCGCTTCCCCTCGGTGGCGTTCTGCGACTCGCGCGCGATGAGCCCCAGCACGCGCTCGTGCAGCCCGAGCGGCGCCACCACCAGGCGCTTCCACTCCTCGGGCCCCGTGCACGACGTGAGCAGGTTGAACAGCGAGGTGGCGTCCTCGCCAAAGGCCTCTTGCGCGGTGAAGAGACTCAAGTCCGTGTAGAGGCGCGCCGTGTGCGGGTTGTAGTTGCCCGTGCCCAGATGCACGTAGCGCCGCAAGCGGCCGCTCTCGCGCCGCACGATGAGCATCACCTTGCAGTGCGTCTTGAGCCCCACCAGCCCGTAGACCACGTGCACCCCGGCCTGCTCCAGCTTGCCGGCCCAGTGGATGTTGTTCTCCTCGTCGAAGCGCGCCTTGATCTCCACCAGCGCCACCAC
This window encodes:
- a CDS encoding tetratricopeptide repeat protein, whose protein sequence is MSRSRARSLRLVFLWSTLPTFVWACGGGCGGGAPTTDTTGTGERDGTSAEVSPDAIPLPTMPDAPADEAEAPRTPPTLTTVDDGTRALSQGFYTQVADRLDALQGSEAARALLRARLLLVTGRYDDAVTRAREAARDASLRNEAVMLEAEAHFARGRLEDVDRLLGALPATHDRASLFLARAAERRGRSVEARSFYMRIIEGYNSERINARDAAGLAYVGSATHALGSVRDANTAFQESIAADPQRVETQLEWAQLFLEKYDAGHAEECVQDALRVNPEHPVAHTLYARIRMEQSYAFVEADRDLQRALAVNPNLAMARVTLAGLALYDLDVATTDRILGEVLAQDPTDLEALSVRAAGRFLADDAAGFEAAKREVLRRHPTYSQLYTIIARYAEWEHRYPAIVDMAREAIALNPRDAVAQATLGINLLRMGDEDAGLAALREAWRRDRYNVQVFNTLNLFEDVIPQQYASFEEAPFRFRMHQEERPVLERYVPRHLTAAYAGMVRRYGFTPEGPLAMELYADVQHFSLRTTGLPNLGVQGVCFGKVVTAISPRGGPFNWGQITYHELAHVFHIQLSHNHVPRWFTEGLAEYETIVARPEWRREMDHDLHAAIAADRLPAIVDMNRAFTHARSAEDMMVAYYASSQMVLFIAERYGFEKLPRMLREWGAGRTTAQVIERVLGVAPAELDTLFRTHTRTRLAALDGQFNVDMSAYTDLEALDAASTAAPNDAAAAARVAAARLIHGDAEGANADLARALRLNPNEPLALYLTARLALAQERFPDARAALEKIVTAGRDGFDLRLLLGRAALAASDVPGARAHLEAATRLQPWRASAWQGLLEIGMQTEDAALRRTALMRLVDLEEHDRELHAQALDLAIEERRFEDAVLLGQRSMLVDPGRVEAHIALAGAHGERAAHADALYEYDSALLLTPAAPAHVQLARARHLLALSRRSEAEAAVAEAMRLDATTAEEGARILAAAGGARAQP